Proteins co-encoded in one Methylobacterium sp. WL1 genomic window:
- a CDS encoding acyltransferase, protein MAGPTIATALARGRNGFTGLRLALALAVVVSHAFSVATGAAGDEPLARLTGYTLGEHAVNGFFAVSGFLVTMSCDRRGLRDYALARALRILPGFVAATVLVSLLLGAAMTRLPLSEYLRDPALWSFVRGTLTAFKSNAALPGVFEANPYRAPLGTIWTLKYESLCYLGVLLAALCGLLRRRIPALLIVAGLAVALTAAIAWRGPELPKGLETVLRLPLIFSAGAGLYLWRDSLRVSGVVLAGLAVAATLLARTPAYPPLLFLAEAYGAVWLALGPMARGLFDPRADLSYGIYLYGWPVQQSLHALWPEPSGLALLAPALAVTLPVAALSWYGVERPALALKARALGRRSLGTIEPAGP, encoded by the coding sequence ATGGCCGGCCCCACGATCGCCACCGCCCTGGCACGCGGCCGCAACGGCTTCACCGGCTTGCGCCTGGCGCTGGCGCTGGCGGTGGTCGTTTCGCACGCTTTCAGCGTCGCTACCGGGGCCGCGGGCGACGAGCCGCTGGCGCGGCTCACCGGCTACACTCTGGGCGAGCACGCGGTGAACGGCTTCTTCGCGGTCTCGGGGTTTCTCGTCACCATGAGCTGCGACCGGCGCGGCCTCAGAGACTACGCGCTGGCCCGCGCCCTGCGGATCCTCCCGGGCTTCGTCGCCGCCACCGTGCTCGTTTCTTTGCTCCTCGGCGCCGCGATGACGCGCCTGCCGCTGAGCGAGTACCTGCGCGATCCAGCCCTCTGGTCGTTCGTGCGCGGGACGCTGACCGCCTTCAAGAGCAACGCCGCGCTGCCCGGCGTCTTCGAGGCCAACCCGTACCGGGCGCCGCTCGGCACGATCTGGACCTTAAAATACGAGTCTCTTTGCTACCTGGGCGTGCTGCTCGCCGCCCTATGCGGCCTCCTCCGCCGGCGGATCCCGGCGCTCTTGATCGTTGCGGGGCTCGCTGTCGCCTTGACGGCCGCCATAGCTTGGCGTGGCCCCGAGTTGCCGAAGGGTCTGGAGACGGTCCTGCGGCTGCCGCTCATCTTTTCAGCCGGCGCCGGACTGTATCTGTGGCGCGACAGCCTGCGCGTCTCGGGTGTCGTCCTTGCCGGCCTGGCTGTCGCGGCCACGCTCCTCGCTCGAACGCCGGCCTACCCGCCCCTGCTGTTCCTGGCGGAAGCCTACGGCGCCGTGTGGCTCGCCCTCGGGCCAATGGCGCGCGGCCTGTTCGATCCGAGGGCCGACCTGTCCTACGGGATCTATCTCTACGGCTGGCCGGTGCAGCAGAGCCTGCATGCCCTCTGGCCCGAGCCCTCCGGCCTCGCCCTGCTCGCCCCCGCGCTCGCGGTGACGCTGCCGGTGGCGGCGCTGTCCTGGTACGGCGTCGAACGGCCGGCACTGGCGCTCAAGGCGCGGGCGCTCGGCCGACGCAGCCTCGGCACGATCGAGCCGGCCGGGCCGTGA
- a CDS encoding DUF3297 family protein gives MTDTPPDRLAANPNSPFYDEAMLERGVGVRFKGVDKTNVEEYCVSEGWVRLSAGKTLDRAGNPMTVKLKGTVEPYFREPEAEAEA, from the coding sequence ATGACCGACACGCCTCCCGACCGCCTGGCCGCGAACCCGAACAGTCCGTTCTACGACGAGGCCATGCTGGAGCGCGGCGTCGGCGTGCGATTCAAGGGCGTCGATAAGACCAACGTCGAGGAATACTGTGTCAGCGAGGGCTGGGTCCGCCTCTCGGCCGGCAAGACCCTCGACCGGGCCGGCAACCCGATGACCGTGAAGCTGAAGGGCACCGTCGAACCCTACTTTCGCGAGCCCGAGGCCGAGGCCGAGGCTTGA
- a CDS encoding CatB-related O-acetyltransferase has translation MHRLRRGRNPHNETRIHLAALARAHGFSIGAYSYGRPKVRFPESGRRLTIGRYCSIADKVEILLGGDHRLDWASTYPFAALRGLFPDARAPADYHASRGDVVIGHDVWLGSGCMILSGVTIGHGAVVAARAVVTRDVPAYAVVAGNPARVVRHRFDEATVAALVETAWWDRPHATVTRLVPLLQSGRIADLLAALRAEPDSRTGEPFALPDPRGAAHETDPRSG, from the coding sequence TTGCACCGGCTGCGTAGGGGGCGCAACCCGCATAACGAGACGCGGATCCACCTCGCCGCGCTGGCGCGCGCGCACGGCTTCTCCATAGGCGCTTACTCGTACGGGCGTCCCAAAGTGCGCTTCCCGGAGAGCGGCCGTCGCCTGACGATCGGCCGCTATTGTTCCATCGCCGACAAGGTCGAGATCCTGCTCGGCGGCGACCACCGGCTCGACTGGGCCTCCACCTACCCGTTCGCGGCGCTGCGCGGCCTGTTCCCGGATGCGCGTGCACCGGCGGATTACCACGCCTCGCGCGGCGACGTGGTGATCGGGCACGATGTCTGGCTCGGGTCCGGCTGCATGATCCTGTCTGGCGTCACGATCGGGCACGGCGCCGTGGTCGCGGCCCGGGCGGTGGTGACCCGGGACGTCCCGGCCTACGCTGTGGTCGCCGGCAATCCGGCCCGGGTGGTGCGCCACCGCTTCGACGAGGCCACCGTGGCGGCGCTGGTGGAGACCGCCTGGTGGGACCGGCCGCACGCGACGGTGACGCGGCTGGTGCCGCTGCTGCAGAGCGGGCGGATCGCCGACCTGCTCGCGGCGTTGCGCGCCGAGCCGGATTCCCGTACCGGCGAGCCCTTCGCCCTGCCGGACCCGCGCGGGGCCGCACACGAAACCGACCCGAGATCCGGATGA
- a CDS encoding NADP-dependent malic enzyme gives MADNMSEDLKAGALVYHRLPQPGKLEIQATKPLGNQRDLALAYSPGVAAACMAIYDDPQQAAELTIRQNLVAVLTNGTAVLGLGDIGPLASKPVMEGKAVLFKKFAGIDVFDIEVDQKDVNKLVDVVCALGPTFGGINLEDIKAPECFEVEEQCRARMNIPVFHDDQHGTAIIVAAAVLNGLELAGKALSDVRIVTSGAGAAALACLNLLVSLGATRENITVTDIKGVVYKGRPELMDRWKDVYAQETEARTLAEVIPGADVFIGLSAGGVLKPELLEKMADKPLIMALANPYPEIMPDLAQAKRPDAMICTGRSDFPNQVNNVLCFPYIFRGALDVGATSINEEMKQAAVKAIAALARETPSDVVARAYGGEARPFGPESLIPSPFDPRLIVRIAPAVAKAAMDSGVAGRPLTDFNAYVDSLDRFVHRSGLIMKPLFSKAKADPKRVIYAEGEDERVLRAVQAIVEDKVAFPILVGRPRVVESRLKRFGLSIQEGRDFELIDPEDDPRYRAYVQTYLDVAGRRGITPDAARTLVRTNNTVIGAIAVRRGEADALICGLEGRFETRLRIIRDVIGLAPGIAQCAAMSLIVTSEGAYFLADTHVRQNPTAEEIAEVAQACAGHVSRFGLTPKIALLSHSDFGQSDSPSAMKMREALALLQSRDPNLMVDGEMQADSALSELVRDRVLPGSRLKGAANVLIFPNLDAANIAFQFAKVLADALPVGPLLIGPAKPAHILTPSVTARGIVNVTAAAVVEAQSEPAPLPGGEAGAGMISE, from the coding sequence ATGGCCGATAACATGTCCGAGGACCTCAAGGCCGGGGCGCTCGTCTACCACCGCCTGCCGCAGCCCGGGAAGCTGGAGATCCAGGCGACCAAGCCGCTCGGCAACCAGCGCGACCTCGCCCTCGCCTACTCGCCCGGCGTCGCAGCCGCCTGCATGGCGATCTACGACGACCCGCAACAGGCTGCCGAACTGACGATCCGCCAGAACCTCGTGGCGGTGCTCACCAACGGTACCGCCGTCCTCGGCCTCGGCGATATCGGCCCGCTCGCCTCCAAGCCGGTGATGGAGGGCAAGGCGGTCCTGTTCAAGAAGTTCGCCGGCATCGACGTGTTCGACATCGAGGTCGACCAGAAGGACGTCAACAAGCTCGTCGACGTCGTCTGCGCGCTCGGGCCGACCTTCGGCGGCATCAACCTGGAGGACATCAAGGCGCCGGAGTGCTTCGAGGTCGAGGAGCAGTGCCGGGCCCGGATGAACATCCCGGTCTTCCACGACGACCAGCATGGCACCGCGATCATCGTGGCGGCGGCGGTCCTCAACGGGCTCGAACTCGCCGGCAAGGCGCTTTCGGATGTCCGCATCGTCACCTCCGGCGCCGGCGCGGCGGCGCTGGCCTGCCTGAACCTGCTCGTCTCGCTCGGCGCGACCCGGGAGAACATCACGGTCACCGACATCAAGGGCGTGGTCTACAAGGGCCGCCCGGAGCTGATGGACCGGTGGAAAGACGTCTACGCCCAGGAGACCGAGGCGCGCACGCTGGCCGAGGTGATCCCGGGGGCGGACGTGTTCATCGGCCTCTCGGCCGGCGGCGTCCTGAAGCCCGAGCTGCTGGAGAAGATGGCGGACAAGCCGCTGATCATGGCGCTCGCCAACCCCTATCCGGAGATCATGCCGGACCTCGCGCAGGCCAAGCGCCCCGACGCGATGATCTGCACCGGCCGCTCGGACTTCCCGAACCAGGTCAACAACGTCCTGTGCTTCCCCTACATCTTCCGTGGGGCGCTCGATGTCGGCGCCACCAGCATCAACGAGGAGATGAAGCAGGCGGCCGTGAAGGCGATCGCGGCGCTCGCCCGCGAGACTCCCTCCGACGTGGTCGCGCGGGCCTATGGCGGCGAGGCACGGCCGTTCGGCCCGGAATCGCTGATCCCCAGCCCGTTCGACCCGCGCCTGATCGTGCGCATCGCCCCGGCGGTGGCCAAGGCCGCGATGGATTCCGGCGTCGCCGGCCGGCCGCTCACGGATTTCAACGCCTACGTCGACAGCCTCGACCGGTTCGTCCACCGGTCCGGCCTCATCATGAAGCCGCTGTTCTCGAAGGCGAAGGCCGACCCCAAGCGGGTGATCTACGCCGAGGGTGAGGACGAGCGGGTCCTGCGCGCCGTCCAGGCGATCGTGGAGGACAAGGTCGCGTTCCCGATCCTGGTCGGGCGCCCGCGCGTGGTCGAATCGCGCCTGAAGCGCTTCGGCCTCTCCATTCAGGAGGGTCGCGACTTCGAGCTGATCGATCCCGAGGACGATCCCCGCTACCGCGCCTACGTCCAGACCTATCTGGACGTCGCCGGCCGGCGCGGCATCACCCCGGATGCAGCCCGCACGCTCGTGCGCACCAACAACACCGTGATCGGCGCCATCGCGGTCCGGCGCGGCGAGGCCGACGCCCTGATCTGCGGCCTGGAGGGCCGGTTCGAGACCCGGCTCAGGATCATCCGCGACGTGATCGGCCTGGCACCCGGCATCGCCCAATGCGCCGCCATGAGCCTGATCGTGACCAGCGAAGGTGCGTACTTCCTGGCCGACACCCATGTCCGCCAGAATCCCACCGCCGAGGAGATCGCCGAGGTCGCCCAGGCCTGCGCCGGCCATGTCAGCCGCTTCGGCCTGACGCCCAAGATCGCCCTGCTGAGCCACTCGGATTTCGGGCAGTCGGATTCCCCCTCGGCCATGAAGATGCGGGAGGCGCTGGCGCTTCTGCAGTCGCGCGACCCGAACCTGATGGTCGACGGCGAGATGCAGGCGGATTCGGCGCTCTCCGAGCTGGTGCGCGACCGGGTGCTGCCGGGCTCGCGCCTCAAGGGCGCGGCCAACGTCTTGATCTTCCCGAACCTGGATGCGGCCAACATCGCGTTCCAGTTCGCCAAGGTTTTGGCGGACGCGCTGCCGGTCGGGCCGCTGCTGATCGGCCCGGCCAAGCCCGCCCACATCCTGACGCCGTCGGTTACGGCCCGCGGCATCGTCAACGTCACCGCCGCGGCCGTGGTCGAGGCGCAATCCGAGCCGGCGCCCCTGCCCGGGGGCGAAGCCGGCGCCGGCATGATCTCCGAGTAA
- a CDS encoding HAMP domain-containing methyl-accepting chemotaxis protein → MRWLGRFSIRTLLCLVIAALAVMLLSYTTTALVSAQEQARQADLAVTLAHTSRRLLKTILPLRLERGSTLALGSQEPAGPNTLSAIATNRQAMIESFARAQDLLHEQTVPAVTATVTRLNAAHEAVNALRPRIDAALRLTKERRDATLMPAMLAAYQELLDALTATTNAVDGAIPRSDAALQRYLGLKRAAWAARVAIGNVALQVQTSLAAGTSWTLPETVAAAGERARLETAWAVTTEAAASVSDTVRSAFQNADAKNFQGENAATAKAVFDALSQGTPPSVTFQDLRQRNTETQATIVDLAYASLDDMIEHADLLADAARGILIRNVAALAAVVLLVGLGLVVIFAGVLRPIRTMSTTMRDLAAGDASVEVPVGLYRNEFGPMAAAVQVFKDNLIRNRQLETAAAEARLATEQQRKAGMRQMAEAFETAVGGIIGQVSSSAAELQATAQTLTATANQTASQSTTVAAAAEQAASNVNTVAAASEQLGSSVQEIGRQVDGSAKLALGAVTEAGQTGALVQELCSAVARIGDVVGLISNIAGQTNLLALNATIEAARAGEAGRGFAVVASEVKALAEQTAKATEEISGQIARVQASTGQAVTAIGTITARIRDINAVATSIAAAVEEQGAATQEIVRNVGQAAAGAGEVTSNIAGVASAAEETGKAASQVLGAATDLSRQSEHLTAEVSRFLDTVRAA, encoded by the coding sequence ATGCGTTGGCTTGGACGGTTCTCGATACGGACGCTCCTATGCTTGGTGATCGCCGCTCTGGCGGTGATGTTGCTGAGCTATACGACGACTGCGCTCGTCTCTGCGCAGGAACAGGCCCGGCAAGCCGATCTCGCCGTCACCCTGGCCCATACGAGTCGGCGCCTGCTCAAGACGATCCTGCCACTGCGTCTCGAACGCGGCTCGACTCTCGCCCTGGGTAGCCAGGAACCCGCGGGGCCGAACACGCTGTCGGCGATCGCGACGAACCGGCAGGCGATGATCGAGAGTTTCGCCAGGGCCCAAGACCTCCTGCACGAGCAGACCGTTCCGGCGGTGACCGCGACCGTCACGCGGCTGAACGCAGCGCACGAGGCCGTGAACGCGCTGCGCCCCCGCATCGACGCGGCCCTGCGCCTCACCAAGGAGCGACGCGACGCGACGCTGATGCCCGCGATGCTCGCCGCCTATCAAGAGCTGCTCGATGCCCTGACCGCAACGACGAACGCCGTGGACGGCGCCATCCCCCGTTCGGACGCCGCCCTGCAGCGTTATCTCGGCCTCAAGCGTGCGGCCTGGGCGGCGCGGGTCGCGATCGGAAACGTCGCCCTCCAAGTCCAGACGTCGCTGGCGGCCGGCACCTCCTGGACCCTGCCCGAGACCGTGGCGGCTGCCGGGGAACGGGCGCGGTTGGAAACGGCCTGGGCCGTCACCACCGAGGCCGCCGCCTCCGTCTCGGATACGGTTCGGTCCGCGTTCCAGAATGCCGACGCCAAGAACTTCCAGGGCGAGAACGCGGCCACCGCGAAGGCCGTGTTCGACGCCCTGAGCCAGGGAACGCCGCCGAGCGTGACGTTCCAGGACCTGCGGCAGCGGAATACCGAGACGCAGGCCACCATCGTCGATCTCGCCTACGCGAGCCTCGACGATATGATCGAGCACGCCGACCTCCTGGCCGATGCGGCACGCGGCATCCTGATCCGCAACGTCGCCGCCCTCGCGGCGGTCGTCCTCCTGGTCGGCCTGGGCCTCGTCGTCATCTTCGCCGGCGTGCTCAGGCCGATCCGGACGATGTCGACAACGATGCGGGACCTCGCCGCGGGCGACGCCTCCGTGGAGGTGCCGGTCGGGCTGTATCGCAACGAGTTCGGGCCCATGGCGGCGGCCGTGCAAGTGTTCAAGGACAACCTGATCCGGAACCGTCAGCTGGAAACCGCGGCCGCTGAAGCGCGCCTGGCAACGGAGCAGCAACGCAAGGCCGGCATGCGCCAGATGGCCGAAGCCTTCGAGACGGCGGTCGGCGGCATCATCGGTCAGGTCTCGTCCTCGGCCGCCGAGCTCCAGGCGACCGCCCAGACCCTGACGGCCACCGCGAACCAGACGGCCAGCCAATCGACGACGGTAGCCGCCGCGGCCGAGCAGGCGGCCAGCAACGTCAACACCGTGGCGGCCGCCTCGGAGCAGCTGGGTTCCTCGGTGCAGGAGATCGGCCGGCAGGTCGACGGATCGGCCAAGCTGGCGCTGGGGGCGGTCACCGAAGCCGGGCAGACCGGCGCGCTGGTGCAGGAACTCTGCAGCGCAGTGGCGCGGATCGGCGACGTGGTCGGGTTGATCTCGAACATCGCCGGGCAGACCAACCTGCTGGCGCTGAACGCCACGATCGAGGCGGCTCGGGCCGGAGAGGCCGGGCGCGGCTTCGCGGTGGTCGCCTCCGAGGTGAAGGCGCTGGCCGAGCAGACCGCCAAGGCGACGGAGGAAATCTCCGGCCAGATCGCGCGAGTGCAGGCCTCGACCGGCCAGGCCGTGACGGCGATCGGCACGATCACGGCGCGGATCCGGGACATCAACGCCGTGGCGACCTCGATCGCGGCGGCGGTCGAGGAGCAGGGGGCCGCGACCCAGGAGATCGTCCGCAACGTCGGGCAGGCTGCAGCGGGCGCAGGGGAAGTCACCAGCAACATCGCCGGCGTCGCCAGTGCCGCGGAGGAAACCGGCAAGGCCGCGAGCCAGGTGCTCGGCGCGGCCACCGACCTGTCGCGGCAATCCGAACACCTCACCGCCGAGGTGTCCCGTTTCCTCGACACCGTCCGGGCGGCCTGA